In Paenibacillus dendritiformis, the DNA window CCGCCGCTCCGCTTTCTTCCTCCACGATCCTCGCCGTAACCATTACTTCCTTATTGGTCGGCGTCTCGGTGGACGGGGTCAATGCAATGACAGGCGGGGTCCGGTCGATGTTGGCGACGGTAAAGGTGCGGATCGTCCCATTTCCGGCCCGATCGGCTGCATAAACGGTGTAGGCGCCGTTTTTCTGGACAGTAAAGGAATCGTTGACAATTAGCGTCCCATTGTCTTGGAAGTACGCAGCAGTCCGGGTTCCCTCCGCCCATTTCTGCATCTCCACCCCGCTTCCGCCATCATCCTCAACCTGGGCCGCGACCTGAACGTTATCGCGTGTCCAGGCTGTCGGCGCTTGCTTCAGCACAATAGCCGGCGGTGTCTTATCGAACCGGACCGAACTGCCGTCCGTGGTCTCCGTGCGCGACTTGACCATGCCGCTGCCCGCTTCTTCGTAGTCGATGCGAAAAGGAATATCGCCTTCCGCATCGGCAGAGGTTAGCCGGTAGCGCGCGATCCAGCGCCCGCTCTGCTCCGTCGCTTTAATCGGATGACCCGCTATGGTAACGTCCGCTCTTTTTAATGGAAAAATAGCAGTAAAAGAAAGCGTCACTTCATCGCCGGCCTTCGCAATTCCCGGGGCAGCGGCATGATTCGATGCGATGGCGACCGAACGGATCGGGTCGATATCCAACGCATAGGTCCCGTAAGAGCGATCGTAGTCCAGCGTTTTGTGCTCTCCTGACCACACGGTATCATACTCGCTCAAGGTCGCCCATAAAGCATTGGCCGGAACCTCCGGCCCGCTCAAAACATGGATCCCATCGACGCTGTACCTGTATTGTTGATTGGTAATCGCATGTCCTTCGCCGAAGGCTCCATCGAAGTTGCTAATCGTCAGCCACTTCAGATCGGCCGGCGCATCATCCCAAGACCCCATCTTGATGAATTGTTTTTCCGTGGTAATGCCGTCGCGGCTGTAATAAAGCTCCACCCCGTCTTGAAATGCGCTGAGTGGAATAAAGCTCACCCAACGCGCATGGAGCGTGCCCTTGTCCACATCGATATAAGATACCTTGCTTCCATCGCTATAAAAGTGCATCACGCCGGAAAAACCGCTAGGCGTGTAAACAATCACTTTCAGGTATTCCGCCTGGACCTGCTTCGCCGACACTTGGTCCGGCAGAAGCATGAGCGCACACAGGGAGACGAATAGCATGGATAGCGCCACCCGCAACCTTGTCTTTTGGTCTCTGTTTTTCATATGTTGCATCCTCCTTTCCCCGCTTTTTGTCGTAATCCATACCAAATTGTAGAGCATCCCCTATGAATCCGATATTCCCCGTTTGAGGGATTTTTGGCGCATTCGAGCTCCGGGATCAACAAAAAAAGCTCTCCGAAGAGAGCTTTTACCGCGAGGGCTCATTATTTCACATACATCCCATCGACGTATGCGGTCTTCCCATCGATGGCAATTTGAATCCAGCCATCTTTTTTACCTGTCACCTCAAGAATGGTTCCTTGCTTGACTACGGCTACGATTTTACTGTTCGGGGACGCCTGCTTGCGAACGTTTAAGTAGTAGGCTGTAACCGTTACCCGGGAAGCTGGCTCTGCCGGTTTGCCTGTGTCCGGTTCCCGTTTGTCCAATTTCATCTTGTCAGGTTCAGGCTTCGCCGCTTTGTCCGGCTGGGCCGGCACCTCCGTTTTAGGCGTTGTGTTCTGTTGGGCCGCTTGATACGCAGCGTTTAATCGGGAATAGAGTTCACCTTTGTTCCGGGCCCCGGCAACCATTTTCACGTCCACATTGGCTTTCTCGGCAAGCGCCTTAACTTCATCGGCCTGTACGTCATCCAAAATATTAATGGAAGCCACATTCGTATATTTGCCGTCTTCCGTCGCCGGAACCTTCAGAATGCCCGCATTGACTAGCTCGATGACATCTTTGCGCGCCGGGGCGTCCGTCTCCACGCCGACAATCTTCCAGCGATTTTGCGCCTTTTGCTCAAGCACGCCCTTCTTCTCTTCCTTAATATATTTGATTGCCAGGTTGCGGATCGTGCCGCCCATTTCACCGAACGCGCTGTTGTCCTTGGAAGACCAGAGCTGTTCGAACGTTCTTCCTTCGAGAGCCCCGCCCTTGGCCACAAGCGCATCCATTCGATACGCATTCATTCCGAGCACCAGCGAATCGGTTGCCTGAATCGGGGAATCATCCATACGGCGCAAGTTAATAATCCGCTGGCCATAAGGCTTGCGCACATCGACATCGTATTTGATGTTCCCGAAAAAATCATTGGTGCTGTACTTGGAGGATCGGCGCTTCAGATCAAAGCTAACCGTCACATCTCCCGGACGCGTGGAGTTAAAATACCCTACAGCCCACTCCATATAATCTTTCAGATCTTGGCCTGTTACTTTATAATTCGTTACTTCGCCAAATGTGAATTGATAGTTATAGGCGATATCCTTCTTCTTGATGTCGCCGACATCTAGTCGAGCCTTATCGTTATCAATCTGAAAAGCGACGACATCCGCTTGGCTGTAATGCTGCATCACATCCGCAAAGAAATCCGACAGCAGCGTTTCTTCTACCTGAACCTGCGGAATCCCCTCGATTTCGTTCGGCGGAACCAGATTCTCGCCAACGAGCCGACCGACAACCGTATTGGCATCTTGACGCGCAAATTCATGGAATGGCTTCAGGATTGTCTCAAGCCCCGGATCGGAGGCAAGAACATTGCCGTCCGCGTCTTTGACCGGGATCGTAAAAGCATCTTTCGACGTCAGTACCATCTTCCCGTCTTCTTGGCTAAAATGCAAATCAATGCGGGAAATATGCGTTCCATATTTATTCGGTTCTGTAATCAATACCCCATTTACTTCTTCTTTGTTGACCAGTGTATGCATATGCCCGGCAAAAATCGCCGCCAGCTCCGGGTTCGCGTTGGCAATATCCCGCACGCCGGAATGAGGGGTGTTGTTTTCATTGTCCAGCCCCATATGCATAACCCCGATCATGACATCCGCTTTGCCTGTTAATTCCTGAATCACCTTCTTGGTTTCTTCCACCGGATCGGTAAAGACCAAGCCTTTCACATGATCCGTTCCCTTTTCGAAGTCGGGGACAAACGGCGTCGTCATGCCGATTAAACCGATTTTGACGCCTTCCTTTTCTATAATCGTATAGGCAGGAAAAAAGCGTTCCCCATTGTCCTTATATACATTGCCCGCTAACATGACGCCTTCAAATTGACTGCTCACCTTGTCCAATACGTCCAACCCGAAGTTGAACTCGTGATTCCCATATGCCCATGCATCATAGCCCATCGCATTCATCGCCACCATCATCGGTGATTGGGGCTCGCTATTGAACAGCTCCGCAGAGTTGTCTTGAATCATGTCCCCGGCGTCCACCAAGATCGTATTCGGATTCTCCTGGCGAATCTGCTGAATGGCGGTGAATAACTGCGTCAGGCTTCCGCTCGGATTGGGCGCATCCGAGGCATAATCCCAAGGCATGGAACGCCCATGGATATCCGAAGTCCCTAACAAAGTAATATGTACATTTTTCTTAGCCAAGCCTCCATCGGCAACGCTTTCAGAAGCGGCCGCTGAAGTGACGACAAGACTTGTCAGCATCGTAACCGCCATCAACGCGCTCAGCCATTTTTTCCAAGTGGATCTGCTCTGGATCATCATGCTGCTGCTCCCCTCATATCGATTCATCATCCTTGACAAGCGCCGCTCTCCCATCGGCTGCGAAGCCAGACTATCACAGGGTTGTCAGCGCTTTCAACAAATACTATACTCCTCCTTGCCGCTTCATATCTATGAATGGATTAACATACATTTCGTGAAATCCGCCCATTTTCAAGAGGCTTAGAGGTTCAATTTGTCGCGCAGCTATTCTTCCAGCTTGTCATCCCAGAACGGTTGCTTGCGACGCGGTGAAAGAAGGGTCGCGAATGACGGCAGGACTTCACGGATACACTACTCGAAAAAGAAAGGCAGGTGCTCCCATTGATGGATCCATCGGATCGCGAGACCGAACATAACCATACCGATGTGTCGACGGTGCAATCGCAGCGCAATGATTTGACGGCGGAGGAGTTCCCGGAAGGGCCATATGGCGCGAGCATCGAATCGGAATCGCTTGGCAAAAGCACGCCATGGCGCAAGGGGCAGCATGGTCCCAACCCGTTCGGCAATGAAAATCTGCAATTGCATCAAGGACTGGAACGGAACTATCCGGGCGAAGACCTGATGACGGAGGATTCGCAAAGGGAACGGATTGAAGACGAATAGTTCCGCCCGGAAAACGGTACCGCTTATCCTTTAATCGATCCGGCCAGCAATCCGCGAATGAAATATCTTCCCAGGAAAATATAGACGAGCAGCGTCGGCAGGGCCGCGAGCAGCGCCCCGGCCATCTGGACGTTCCACTGCACAATCTGGCTGCCGGACAAATTTTGCAGCGCGACCATAATCGGCTGCTGCTTCTGCGTTGTCATCGTCACCGCGAACAGAAACTCATTCCAGATGTTCGTGAATTGCCAGATGCCGACGACGACGAAGCCTGTCACGGAGAGCGGCACCATCATGTTTTTGTAGATGCCGAAGAAGCCGCAGCCGTCGATTTTGGCCGCTTCCAGCATTTCATCCGGTACCGCCACGTAGAAATTCCGGAACATAAGCGTGCACACGGGCAAACCGTACACGACATGGATGAGAATAAGCCCCGGTATCGAATTGTACAGATGGATGCGCTGCATGAACTGAATCAAGGGAATCAGGATGCTCTGGTACGGGATGAACATCCCGAACAGCATCAGCGCGAACAGGGCGTTCGAGCCTTTGAACCGCCATTTGGACAACACATAGCCGTTCATGGACCCGAACAACGCCGATAATAAAGTGGCGGGAACCGCGAGCAGGAAGCTGTTGCTCAAATGCGGATACAGCTTGGACACGGCTTCGCGGTACCCGGACCAATCGAGACTCTTCGGCAGCGCCCACATCCGCTCCAGCGTAATCTCGTCCAACCCTTTGAAGCTCGTGACAAGAAGCACATATACCGGCACGAGAAAGAGCAAAGCCAAGCAGGTCAAGCCGGTGTACAGCGTGATTCGTTGCACCCGCTTTTTCGTCATCTATGCCTCCTCCTTCCTCATGCCCGACAGAAGATAAGGGATGATCAAGAGCGAGATCAGCACGAGCATGACCATCGAGATCGCCGCCCCCTGCGCGTAATGATTGCCCCGGAATGTCGTCTCGAACATGTAGACCCCGGGCATATCCGTGACGAACATCGCTCCTGGACCGGTCATGGCATAGATGAGATCGAATATTTTCAAGGAAATATGGGTCAGCATGATAACGAGACTGGCCGAAATCGGCCGCAGCTGCGGGAGCAGAATGCGCCGGAAGATCGTCCACTCGCCGGCTCCGTCCACCCGGGCCGCTTCCTTCCATTCCTCGGGGATGCCGCGCAGACCCGCCAGATACATGGCCATCGCGAAGCCCGAGAGCTGCCAGACGGCGGCGATCACCACCGCAATCAGGGCGACGGGCAGCCCGAGCTCAATCTGCCCGAAGCGGAAGCCCGGGATAATATCGGTGCTGACATACCATTTGGGCACATCCGTCATCCCGATCGCCTTCAGAATCAAGTTCACCCCTGTCGACGGGTTGAGAATCCACTGCCAGACGACGCCGGT includes these proteins:
- a CDS encoding 5'-nucleotidase C-terminal domain-containing protein, encoding MPWDYASDAPNPSGSLTQLFTAIQQIRQENPNTILVDAGDMIQDNSAELFNSEPQSPMMVAMNAMGYDAWAYGNHEFNFGLDVLDKVSSQFEGVMLAGNVYKDNGERFFPAYTIIEKEGVKIGLIGMTTPFVPDFEKGTDHVKGLVFTDPVEETKKVIQELTGKADVMIGVMHMGLDNENNTPHSGVRDIANANPELAAIFAGHMHTLVNKEEVNGVLITEPNKYGTHISRIDLHFSQEDGKMVLTSKDAFTIPVKDADGNVLASDPGLETILKPFHEFARQDANTVVGRLVGENLVPPNEIEGIPQVQVEETLLSDFFADVMQHYSQADVVAFQIDNDKARLDVGDIKKKDIAYNYQFTFGEVTNYKVTGQDLKDYMEWAVGYFNSTRPGDVTVSFDLKRRSSKYSTNDFFGNIKYDVDVRKPYGQRIINLRRMDDSPIQATDSLVLGMNAYRMDALVAKGGALEGRTFEQLWSSKDNSAFGEMGGTIRNLAIKYIKEEKKGVLEQKAQNRWKIVGVETDAPARKDVIELVNAGILKVPATEDGKYTNVASINILDDVQADEVKALAEKANVDVKMVAGARNKGELYSRLNAAYQAAQQNTTPKTEVPAQPDKAAKPEPDKMKLDKREPDTGKPAEPASRVTVTAYYLNVRKQASPNSKIVAVVKQGTILEVTGKKDGWIQIAIDGKTAYVDGMYVK
- a CDS encoding carbohydrate ABC transporter permease, whose amino-acid sequence is MTKKRVQRITLYTGLTCLALLFLVPVYVLLVTSFKGLDEITLERMWALPKSLDWSGYREAVSKLYPHLSNSFLLAVPATLLSALFGSMNGYVLSKWRFKGSNALFALMLFGMFIPYQSILIPLIQFMQRIHLYNSIPGLILIHVVYGLPVCTLMFRNFYVAVPDEMLEAAKIDGCGFFGIYKNMMVPLSVTGFVVVGIWQFTNIWNEFLFAVTMTTQKQQPIMVALQNLSGSQIVQWNVQMAGALLAALPTLLVYIFLGRYFIRGLLAGSIKG
- a CDS encoding carbohydrate ABC transporter permease, with the translated sequence MNAAGIGGETMPLSMPPERKARRRKRVRIVPILMVLPSLVAIAIFVYGFIGWSGYVSFTDWNTLARNLDFAGWKNYLFLFQDFRFQSDLRNTFVFTVLFIAVTISFGLLLAVLVDRKIRAESFFRNIFIFPMALSFIVTGVVWQWILNPSTGVNLILKAIGMTDVPKWYVSTDIIPGFRFGQIELGLPVALIAVVIAAVWQLSGFAMAMYLAGLRGIPEEWKEAARVDGAGEWTIFRRILLPQLRPISASLVIMLTHISLKIFDLIYAMTGPGAMFVTDMPGVYMFETTFRGNHYAQGAAISMVMLVLISLLIIPYLLSGMRKEEA